The stretch of DNA GGTTGATGCATTTTGCATAGCATCCTCCCTCAAAGTTAAAGACACCCTTGTCGGACCAACCGTGCTCATCATCTCCAATTAGCATTCGGTCATTGTCTGCAGAAAGTGTTGTTTTTCCTGTGCCGGACAATCCAAAGAAGAGTGCGGTGTCTCCGTTTTTGCCAATGTTAGCAGAGCAGTGCATCGGGAATACTCCCTTTTTTGGCAAGAGATAGTTCATTACTCCAAACATGGATTTTTTCATCTCACCTGCATAGCTTGTTCCTCCAATGAGGACTAGCTTTTTTGTCAGATCAATTAGGATGAAGACGTTGGTTCCAGTTCCGTCTACTTCGGGAATTGCCTCAAATCCATTAATGCATAATATAGTAAAGTCCGGCTCGTGTTCGTCTAGCTCTGCCGCAGAAGGTCGAACAAACAGCTGTCTTGCAAAAAGGCTTTGCCAAGCATGGTCGTTTATGACTCGTATGGCTAATCGGTGGTCCTTGTCTGCCCCTACAAATCCGTCAAAGATGAATAGTTCCTTGCCTTCTACGAATTTCTTCATTTTTGCGAAAATCTTGTCAAATCTGTCAATTGGGAATGGGTGGTTTACTTTGCCCCAGTCTACATTGTCGTGGGTTTCATCGTCGTCTACTATGTATCTGTCGTCTGGCGATCTGCCGGTGTATTTGCCTGTCTTTACCGCAAGAGAGCCTGTCGATGTAACTACACCTTCGTTTCTTTGCACTGCCGCCTCGACCAGCTTCTCAGGTGTGAGGTTTCTGAACACCTGGGATGGCTTGATTCCAAAGGCCTCTAGCTGCGCGATAAATTTGGGCGTAAGTGTTGTTTTAGAGTCCATATTTTCACCACATCAATGAATCTGGGGTCATTGAATATCCACACCGACTCTGCATTATTATTATCTCTTCCTTTTTGCGGCTGATCTCAGGGCAACCTATTTATTGAAAAATCCAAAGAGTGCATCTATTGACCATCAATAAGGATCTGTTGGCATTAAGAGAAAAAGTCGACGAGAAAAGGCCAGACTTTATCAGACAGGAAAGCTGGCGTTATCGCAGACTAGCCAAGTGGTCTTGGAGAAAGCCAAAGGGAATCGACAACCACCAGCGAAAGCAAAAGTTTCGTGGCAGGCCAGGCCTAGTCAAAGTAGGATACGGCGGTCCAAAAGTAGCAAGAGGGCTGCATCCATCAGGATTTACAGATAATTTGATTCACAACGTAAATGATTTGCAAAAACTAAACCCAAAGACCGACGGGATAAGAATTGCCCACGGTGTTGGGACAAAGAAAAGAGTAAAGATAGTTGCAGCAGCAACACAAAAGAAATTCAAGATCTTCAACGCAAGAGTGAGAACAAGTGGTAGTAAATCTTAGAACCAAAAAGCGACTCGTATCGCGAGTCGTGGGAGTAGGTCTATCCAGAATCAAGTTTGACCCAGAAAGATCAGACGACATTGCAGATGCAATCACAAGACAAAACATCCGAAGCCTCATCACATCTGGCGCAATTACAATAAAGTCTTCAAAAGGCACTTCACGTGGAAGAGCTGAATACAAGAGAACCCAAAAGAAAAAGAGAGGAACCACGACAGGTTCTAAGAAAGGCCGCAAGGGTGCTCGCGTAGGCAAAAAAGAGGTCTATGTAGTAAAGGTCCGAGCACTGCGACACAGACTCAAGGTAGCAAAGGACAGAAAGGAAATCACAAATCCGGAATTCTGGACAATTTACAAAAAGATAGGCGGCAACACAGTCAGAAACATTGCTCACCTCCGAAGCCTAATTGAGGAAATCAAAGAGCACAGAAAGTCTAGAACCTAAAGACTGTTTTTTCCCAATCTTTTATCTTGCCATCTGAAATTTTTATGCCTTCATGAGACAGCATTTTTGTCTTGACTTTTTCGCCATAGTAATAGCCTCCAATTTTGCCGTCTGACTTTACAACTCGGTGACACGGAATTACAACAGGAAATGGATTGCGATTCATTATTTGCCCTATGACTCGCTGGCCGTTTTCTAGCCCTACTGCTTTTGCCAGCTCGCCATATGTCGTGACCTTGCCCTTTGGAACTGCGAGCAGCTTCCTGTAGACTTTTTGGTCCAGTTTGTTCAAAGTCTGATCACTTGGAGAGATGTGGTGCTCAGCAGGTCAAGTACTTTTTGTTTATGAGGACCCAAGCCTGCCCAATCAAGGAGTGCTGTTTTTGCTTCCTTGTTTTGCGACATTATATGTGAGAAGAGCTCGTCGTCTAGGAATTCCAATGCATGTTTTGGCATCACCGTTCCTAACGCATGGGCTCCGTGGATCATCTCCTCTGTGAATTTTTCTGGATAATGCGTGCTGCCAAAGCAGATAGCAACTGGGGATTTTTTGATTGGCTCGGACATTGTTTCTAGTACTAGCTTTGCCACAGAATTGCACAGGGACTCGTCTGCCCATTGCTTTTCTGTTGTGCCAATTTCGATGAAAATTGTCGGCTTCGATAGTGCGGTCGGTCCATGGTGCGTTGCCTCTATTATTACTTGAAAGTCGGAAAAAGAATTCTTGTTTTGGTGCAATTTTTGCATGTAGGCCTTTTGCAGGTGAGGATGAGGAATTGCCACTTGTCTTTCGTTTCCGCCAAACTGGGCAGTCGAGAAATTTCCTGTACTGTGACAGGTAAGTGCAAGCTCGCCTGACTGGGCGGCGTGTTTTGATAGAAAAACAAATCCGTCATAGTGATGTTTTTGCTCCAGCCAGTCTGCAGAAATCGCAGGGCTGGAAATTATGGCCAAGTCGAAATTTTTACCCCTGAAAACATCGCCGTCTTTTGTCATGTTTTTTGAGAGAAACTTTGCCATGTTGTGCCCTGCTGGGTCTTGCTCGTATGCAACCAGTAGTTCCATGTCCCAAAAAATATAAGGACACCATATTAAACTCCACCAATGGATCTGAATCAAACCATAAAGAACATGGTAAACACCATGAAGCTTGCCAAAAAGTCCGACAAGGAGGACTATATGCAGCACCTAAGGCTAGTTCTCTTGGGAATAGGCGGTATCGGGGCGATTGGATTTATAATTCAGTTTGTATTTTCGGTCTTCAGATTCGGATAGATGGAATTGTCTCAAGAAATCAAAACTCATCTTTTTGCAATAAGGACCACGGGAGGTCAGGAAAAGGTAGTCATGAACCTGCTCCAAAGCAAGATTAACAACGGCCAGATCAATCTGTATTCAGTTTTACTAGTGGATAATCTCAAAGGGTATATCGTAGTTGAGGCAAAGGATGCAAACTCGGCATTCAACTCCTTACAAGGAATAAGGCACATCCGCGGACAGCTCCGTGGCGAAATGGAATTCAAAGACATTGAAGGATACCTCGTTACAAAGAGCACCGCACCTACAATTGCAGTAGATAACGTAGTTGAGATCATCGGCGGTCCATTCAAGGGCATGAAGGCAACAGTAACTAGAGTAGACAATGACAAGCAAGAAGCAACAGTCATTTTGCTTGACGCGCCATACCAACTTCCGGTAACTGTAGACTCTAACTATCTGAAAATATCTACATCCGCTTAGGAAGGATTAAATCGTCATCTAAAAGAGCACAAATATGGCCGATACACAAACAGTTTCTGCACTAGTAACAGGTGGAGGCGCATCCGCAGGTCCACCATTAGGTCCAGCATTGGGTCCACTAGGTGTCAATATCATGGAAATCATCAAGGCCATCAACGACAAAACAGCAGACTTTGAGGGAATGAAGGTTCCAGTCACAGTATCAGTCGATACCAAGACCAAAAAATGGGAAGTGACTGTCGGAATTCCATCGGCATCTGCACTTCTTCTAAAGGAGGCAGGAATTCAAAAAGGCTCTGGAACCAGCGGCGCGACATGGGTTGGCGACATCAAGGTAGATTCCATTGTCAAAGTTGCCAAGGCAAAACTAGAATCATCATATGCTACTTCGATAAAGTCAGTTGCAAAAGAAGTTGCAGGAACCTGCGTATCTTTGGGAATCAAAATAGAAGGCAAAAACCCCAAGGAATTTGCTGCCGATGTAAACGCAGGAAAATACGACGATAAACTAAAGTAAATTATTTAGCTACTAGATACGACGGCTCTTTGTCCGTTTTTTGCAGTTCCACGAAGGTTTCCGTACTCTGTATTCCTTCTATTTTGCCGATTTTCTCAATTACTATGGTGTGGAGCTCTTCTAGATTTTCTGCGTGGACAGAGACCATGATGTCAAATCTGCCGGTTACTTCAGATATTGACACTATTTCTGGGGTTTGGAGTAGTTGCTTGTGAATTGCATCCTTTAGTTTTGGGTCCCGGTTGATGCCAATTGTTGCCTTGACGCCTATTCCCAACTGGGACTCATCCACCATGATTGTGAACTTTTTGATTAGTTTCTTTTTTGTGAGGCGCTTTATCCTGGAATACAGAACAGAGGCGTTTATCCCCATTTTCTTGGACAGATTTGGAACCGAGATGCTTCCATCGCGAGTAAGCTCGTATAGGAGCTTCATGTCCAGATCATCTAGTTTATGCAATGTTTTCAAAAGAGTCGGTTTGATGTTAATAAACGTAGGTTTAGGCGTGGAAAATTGCACATAATGTAATACGCTGCGTGGAAATTAGAAAATTTTACATTTTCCTGCAAAACCCGTGCCTGCCAACACTAACGATTTTAAAGAGGCCTTTTTGCAAGATTTTCGTTGATCAACGAAGCTGAGCTAGCTAAAATGATAAAGGATGCCAAGGACACTGACAAAGAACGCAAGTTCAAGCAGACCTTGGAAATGTACGTCATCCTAAAGGATATTGACGTAAAGAAAGGCTTTGCCATGAACGAGACAATTCAGCTTCCAAAGAAACTCTCCAAGCCAACAACGGTTTGTGTTATGGCGGGAGGAGACATGGGCCTCAAGGCAAAGAGCGCAAATGCCGACAGAGTAGTTTCTGGTGATGAGCTAAACACACTTGCGGCAAACAAGCGAGAGGCTCGCAAATTTATCAATAATTATGATTTCTTTTTGGCAGACACACAACTCATGACAACAGTCGGTAAGGTGCTAGGTCAGCTGTTGGGTCCAAGAGGAAAAATGCCAATCCCAGTTCCATTTAATGCACCAATAGAATCATTCCTTGACAGATTTAGATCATCGATTCGAGTAAAGGTAAAAAATTCCTTGTCCATGTCATGCAAAATTGGAGATGAGTCCATGGATGACGGCGACCTGGCAGCAAACGCTCATGCAGTACTAAACGCAATTGAGAAAAAACTTCCAAGCGGGGACAAGAACATTAGAAGAATTATTGTAAAGACGTCAATGGGCAAGCCAGTAAAACAAGTACAGCAGGCGAGAAAGTAAATGCACGAGAACAGAACAACTTATCCT from Candidatus Nitrosotenuis aquarius encodes:
- a CDS encoding 50S ribosomal protein L11; translated protein: MADTQTVSALVTGGGASAGPPLGPALGPLGVNIMEIIKAINDKTADFEGMKVPVTVSVDTKTKKWEVTVGIPSASALLLKEAGIQKGSGTSGATWVGDIKVDSIVKVAKAKLESSYATSIKSVAKEVAGTCVSLGIKIEGKNPKEFAADVNAGKYDDKLK
- a CDS encoding 50S ribosomal protein L32e; the protein is MTINKDLLALREKVDEKRPDFIRQESWRYRRLAKWSWRKPKGIDNHQRKQKFRGRPGLVKVGYGGPKVARGLHPSGFTDNLIHNVNDLQKLNPKTDGIRIAHGVGTKKRVKIVAAATQKKFKIFNARVRTSGSKS
- a CDS encoding methylated-DNA--[protein]-cysteine S-methyltransferase — translated: MDQKVYRKLLAVPKGKVTTYGELAKAVGLENGQRVIGQIMNRNPFPVVIPCHRVVKSDGKIGGYYYGEKVKTKMLSHEGIKISDGKIKDWEKTVFRF
- a CDS encoding transcription elongation factor Spt5, whose product is MSQEIKTHLFAIRTTGGQEKVVMNLLQSKINNGQINLYSVLLVDNLKGYIVVEAKDANSAFNSLQGIRHIRGQLRGEMEFKDIEGYLVTKSTAPTIAVDNVVEIIGGPFKGMKATVTRVDNDKQEATVILLDAPYQLPVTVDSNYLKISTSA
- a CDS encoding 50S ribosomal protein L1, whose amino-acid sequence is MINEAELAKMIKDAKDTDKERKFKQTLEMYVILKDIDVKKGFAMNETIQLPKKLSKPTTVCVMAGGDMGLKAKSANADRVVSGDELNTLAANKREARKFINNYDFFLADTQLMTTVGKVLGQLLGPRGKMPIPVPFNAPIESFLDRFRSSIRVKVKNSLSMSCKIGDESMDDGDLAANAHAVLNAIEKKLPSGDKNIRRIIVKTSMGKPVKQVQQARK
- a CDS encoding D-aminoacyl-tRNA deacylase: MELLVAYEQDPAGHNMAKFLSKNMTKDGDVFRGKNFDLAIISSPAISADWLEQKHHYDGFVFLSKHAAQSGELALTCHSTGNFSTAQFGGNERQVAIPHPHLQKAYMQKLHQNKNSFSDFQVIIEATHHGPTALSKPTIFIEIGTTEKQWADESLCNSVAKLVLETMSEPIKKSPVAICFGSTHYPEKFTEEMIHGAHALGTVMPKHALEFLDDELFSHIMSQNKEAKTALLDWAGLGPHKQKVLDLLSTTSLQVIRL
- the pckA gene encoding phosphoenolpyruvate carboxykinase (ATP), whose protein sequence is MDSKTTLTPKFIAQLEAFGIKPSQVFRNLTPEKLVEAAVQRNEGVVTSTGSLAVKTGKYTGRSPDDRYIVDDDETHDNVDWGKVNHPFPIDRFDKIFAKMKKFVEGKELFIFDGFVGADKDHRLAIRVINDHAWQSLFARQLFVRPSAAELDEHEPDFTILCINGFEAIPEVDGTGTNVFILIDLTKKLVLIGGTSYAGEMKKSMFGVMNYLLPKKGVFPMHCSANIGKNGDTALFFGLSGTGKTTLSADNDRMLIGDDEHGWSDKGVFNFEGGCYAKCINLNQESEPQIWNAIKSGAVLENVVIDKQTLKPNFDDGSLTENTRAAYPLEYIPTAIFPSVGGNPKVIIFLTADALGVLPPVSKLTKEGAMYHFMSGYTSKLAGTERGIKEPKATFSECFGSPFMPRPASVYAKMLGDKIRNHNTVVYLINTGWSGGPYGVGKRVSIKHSRAMVTAALTGALDIVKYRHDDLFNLDVPTECPGVPSEVLDPKSTWQDRDAYDLSAKKLAQMFVDNFKKFKTVDPAIVNAGPKA
- a CDS encoding 50S ribosomal protein L19e, giving the protein MVVNLRTKKRLVSRVVGVGLSRIKFDPERSDDIADAITRQNIRSLITSGAITIKSSKGTSRGRAEYKRTQKKKRGTTTGSKKGRKGARVGKKEVYVVKVRALRHRLKVAKDRKEITNPEFWTIYKKIGGNTVRNIAHLRSLIEEIKEHRKSRT
- a CDS encoding Lrp/AsnC family transcriptional regulator, encoding MHKLDDLDMKLLYELTRDGSISVPNLSKKMGINASVLYSRIKRLTKKKLIKKFTIMVDESQLGIGVKATIGINRDPKLKDAIHKQLLQTPEIVSISEVTGRFDIMVSVHAENLEELHTIVIEKIGKIEGIQSTETFVELQKTDKEPSYLVAK
- a CDS encoding protein translocase SEC61 complex subunit gamma, with protein sequence MDLNQTIKNMVNTMKLAKKSDKEDYMQHLRLVLLGIGGIGAIGFIIQFVFSVFRFG